The nucleotide window TCGCGCGCGCTTCCGTGGCTACGTTGGGGGCAGCCACGGTCTGCCTATTATTTTTCACCGGCAGGTTTCTAGCCGGACCCCTGGCGGGTCTATCATCGGCCCTGATCTTTGCGACGGCGCCTCTGGCGGTGGTCGCCGCTCATGATTTCAAGGAAGACATTCCACTGGCCTTCTGGCTGACCCTCCAAACTTTTTTTCTCCTCCGCTATCTTCGCCGCGAGCGCGCACGAGATTTATGGTTTGCCGCTGTCGCCGTCGGAATCGCAGTCGGAACCAAATATACCGCCCTGCTCTCGCTCCCGCTTTTGATCGGCGTTGTCGTTTGCCGGCGGAAAGAAGGCAAACGCAGATGGCAAGGCATAGGAATAGTCCTGTTGCTGTCGGCTGCCGGGTTTCTGCTCTCAACGCCGGATATTTTGTGGCGGCCGGCGCGATTTTTGGACGGCGTCGCATACGAGTTCCGACATGCGATCGCAGGTCACCTCGACCCGGTGAGTGAGGCGGACAGATGGGAAAAACGTTTTAGGATCTCTCCCGTCGGATATCTATGGACTTATCATCTCCGTTACAGTTTGCTTCCCGGCTTGTCGACTCCCGGCCTGCTCCTGGCGCTCATAGGAGCTTTGCTAATTTTCAGACGGGACAAGGGCGCAGGCTGGCTACTGTGCGCGGGGCTGGCGCTTTACTATTTCGCGGTCGAAACCCTGCCGCTCAAAACTCCACCCTTCGCCGCCCGGTATATCGTTCCCGTCCTGCCTTTTGTCGCGCTCTTGGCGGGAAGCGCTCTCTCATTCGACCGGCAAGCACGCGCTTGGCTCAAGGGATTAGCGTGCTGCTTGCTCGCGGCGACACTGATCTCGAATGGTTATAGTTCCTACCGGCAGGTTCAGGCGATGCGTCCCGATACCAGGGATAAGGCACGTGTCTGGATTTTGCGCAATATTCCTTACGGCGCTCAACTCATGATTCCCGGTTTTGAAGCGTATTCCCCTTTTGGCGACGAGTCCGGTCCCGCGCCTGAGGCTAAGCGGGCGTATGAATTCGTTCCCGTGAGTCGCTCTGCGGACGAGGCTCTTCGTCAGGCGACTTCGGACCCGAGGAACTACGTCGTCGTGAGTAGCTTCACGTATCAGCGTTATCTCGAACGGCCCGAGATCAATCCAGAGATGTATCGATTCTACCGCGCACTGTTCGAACGGCACACGCCGCTGGCCAGGTTCGAGGTTCCGTTCGAGCCTTTGGGATTTCATAATCCCACCATACTCATCTATCATCCGGCCGAAACACCGCTCCGATGAAGAACGTTCTTGCGGGAATTCTCATTTCGATTTTCATTTTTGTCGCGATCGTGGAAGTTGCCGTCCGCGCCTATACTCACGCTTACATTTTTTACGACGTCGAGATGACCCGGTATGCAAACGAGTTAAAGGTCGAGGCTGACAGTGACCGAATCGGCCACCTCCATCGGCCTAATGCAAGGCTGGAATTGATGGGGGTCGAAGTCCGAACCAACTCCGACGGTTTGCGCGATGATGAATACACGAAAGAACGAAATCAGAAAAGACGCATTATCTTCTTAGGCGACTCGCTGACTTTGGGATGGGGAGTGAAGAAAGAAGAGACGTTCGAGGCCTTGCTCGAATGGCAATTGAGCAGCGAGACGCCGACCGAGATCATCAACTTCGCCCACGGTAATTATAATACGGACCAGGAGGTGAGCCTCTTTTTGCAAAAGGGATTAGCCTACAGGCCGGACAAGGTGGTAGTGTTCTATTTCATAAACGATGCGGAGCCGAGTCCAAGAAAATCAAAATGGGGGTTTCTTGGCCGGTCCCGATTTGTCACTCTATTTTGGTCGCGCCTCAAGGCCATCAATGCGAGATTCTCAGGAAAAACATCCTTCAAGAATTACTACTCCGATCTATATTCCGAATCTTCCGAAGGCTGGGCTGCGGCCCAAAAGGCATTGCAAAATTTAAAGACCGTATGCCATGAGCGTAAGATCAAAGTGCAGGTGGTTTTATTGCCCGAACTTCATTCGCTCGTAAATTATCCATTTGTAGACGAGCACAAGAAAATGGCTGCCGTTCTCACCGAGGTTGGAATTCCCTTTTTGGATCTGGCGCCTGAATTCCGCGGCATCGAGAATCCGCAGACGCTTTGGGTTGCGCGAGACGACGCTCACCCGAATAGCCGGGCTCATCGGATGATAGCGGAATTGACGCGAGACTTCATCGGGCAAGACAACTGAAATGATAATAAAGAAATTCTGGAAACGATACCGATTTCTGATCGTGGTCCTGCTATTGATCTATTCGATCTTCACCATCGTTATGATTTTCATTGCCGGCGATTCCCAGGACGAAGCTTTCCAGTACCAAGTGTTCTAAGACGCCGCTTTTACGTCGGGGTGTTTTTGAGCCCGGGGAAAAGACGGAAAACTTATAATGTGGCTGCAATTCCTTGATCGTTGCATAGGCCTTTGTGATATTTTGCACTCTCTCGGCGTCCTGATCGAGCCAGCGCCGGTAGGGACGACCGAAACCCAAGAGCCGAATTCGAAGCCATTTGGTGAGCGAGTACCAGAGATAGGGTCTGAATGCGGCGTTCTCAACATGGTTCAAAGAGGCGCCGTCCGATAGGCGCGTATCACAGGCTATCCTTGTCGTATGCTTTGTCAGCTCGACGATGATGGCATCAGGAGAAAATGAGAGCGCGCGTCGCTTGAGTATCCCGACCATGTCGCATAGGCCGTGATCTTCCACGCCGAAGTTTAGAACCTCGACGGTTTTTTCTGGCTTCTCGGCGTTGAGCTTCCGCTCAAGGTACTCAGGATACGATTCATTGTCGCCTACTTCGCTTCCCATGGCCCAAGAGCTGCCTATGACGGCTATGCGGAAGATGTTTTCGGGTTTCTCGATCTGGTAATTCGTGTCTCTCATGCCCAATGCGTTGGTGGTAAACCGACCTCCCTTGAAGCAGGATTGAACGTTTGGCCGCAGCTCGTACGCGACACCCTCCAAACTAGACGGTTGGGCCAGGTCGGAGCTCACGATATGATTCTGGTTACATTGGAGTTTCTTGTAACTGAAGACGGTTCCTGCCGGCAGGATAATCAGCCGCGCTGTGAACTCGAGCAATAGTAAAAACCCGACTACAAGCAGAAGCCCTACAAAGGCTCGACGAACTATCATGAGCGTTCGCTCCCGCGTTTCGCAGTATGGCTTCAACGTGCACGGCATGTCAATCGAACCACCCATATTAGGGCTGGACATCTATCCCCAATTGGGGCAGCATCGTCTCCTGCTGCGAGAGGTGACAGGAGGCCGATGGTGGCTGCTCGGTTTCCAGAGCGATACGAAAGTCTAAGCCACGGTTTTTTGTTGGCTGGCTTTATCTGCCTCGGAATATTCCTGCGGTTCTATAACTTCTGGTATTCGGAGTTGTGGCGAGATGAGTATCGGACATGGTGGGTCATAGCCAACGGTTGGAGCGAAGTCATCGAGCGCACCTTCCAGAGCGAAGGCCATTCGCCGCTCTACTTGGTCGTTGCGCCGCTCTCGACAAATTTATTCGGACAGGGGCCGGCTGCCTTGAGGCTTCCCTCGGTCCTGTCGAGCATCGGCATTCTATGTTTGGCTTATCCGCTCGCTCTCAGACTCTTCGATAACCGCCATCTCGCGTTGCTCGCTACCGCGGTTTTTGCCGTCAACGATAAGTTGATCTTCTACGCCCAGGAGGCGCGCCCCTATTCTCTCGCTCTGCTGTGCACGATGCTGTCGTTTCTGTGCTATTCGTCTCTTCTATCCGCCGAGAAGCTCTCCTGTAGGGTCGGCTATCTGGTCGCCACTGCCGGCGCCTACTACTCCCACTACGTTTTTGGCTCTGTGGCGCTGATCCAGATCCTTCATCTTTTCTTGAGGGAGGGATGGTCGTCGGTGAGATCAAAGGCTTGGATAACATCGTTCCTCATCCTTACGTTGGTCTGCCTTCCAGGGACCGCTCAAATCTTCCTCTTTACCAGGCGTGGGGGCCTCGATTGGGTTCAGCAACCGAGCCTCTTCGACCCCGTCAAGTTGGCGCTCGGTTTTCTCGGTCGCTGGTCGTTTTTCCTGAGCGTCGCTACGGTTGCGGTATTCGTCATTATTGATCGAAAGAAAATTACCCCCGCTTACCGCGGCCTGGACCTCGTTGCGTTATGGTTCCTCGCGCCGATCATATTGGTCGCGACGATTCCGTCACTGTTCGGCGTTTCTCTTTTTCAGGACAGGTTCGCTCTGCCTGCCGTGCCGGCGGCGGTTTTGTTGGTCGCCTGGCTTCTCGGCCTCGTGAAAAAAACCGCCTGGTCGAGATGGGCTCCGCTCACCGTATTCTTGACCGTGAGCTTTTTCACGCAGCTCATGCCCGCGGTCCGGAGCACCGCAACCTTTGCGGACCGCCTCGACGAAGGATGGAACAAGGCAGCCGGTTTTCTGGAAAGAAATGCCGAGGACGACGACCTGATTCTTTTCGGGACGGGATTTATCGAAGCGGATTATCTGTCGATCGAGCCGGATCCGGTGGTTTTTTCTTTTCTCCGTTGGCCGCTCGTCGCCAATCTATCATCGACCGCCAAATACAAAATCGTCGCCCTATCTCGCAACGAAATTGTTACGCCCTATATGGACACGGTCTTGAAGAATGCAGCGGAGAATCGTCGCGTCTGGGTGATCGGCAAGGGACGGGTGATAGATACGACTGCTCAGGTGTTGGTCAATCAAAAACGGTTTTGGACGCGCGAGCGAGAGCTGTACGGAAACGTACACGTCATTTTACTCGAGCGATGAGTCATCGACCGTTAATCATGGCGGTGCAAGCCAGAGCGCGCTGCCGTCGGACAGTTCTCTCTCGCGGTAGCCATGATTCCGCGCCATCTGCGTAAGAGGCTCCCTGAGGGATCTGGCTTCTGAAGTCGTCAATATCGCTAACGGCGGCTCTCTCTCGATGAGCGCTTCGATATCGGCGGGGCCCACGAGCGATTGCCGTCGCCGGTCGTCAGGTGAGACCAAGTGACTGATGCGCCACGCAAACTGGCCCGTTGCGAATTCGCGATAGATCGGGAGTCTGGTCTCGATCGCGTAAAGCGGGGACAGCGTTAGAATCTTGGTTCCTCTGCTATTACTTGCGGCCAGGTGCCGGGCAATTTCCGCCGATGCCTGATGCAGACGTACCGGAAACCACGAACCGGGACGGAAGACCGAAAGAAGCGCCGCGGGCTTCACGCTGAACGGGCTGAACGCGACAGAAAAAATCGCGGCAAGGACGAGCAAGCGGAGTCCCCCGCGACGATCGCCAGCTTCCCGGAAACATGCCAAAGCATGCGGAATTACCAATACAAGAAAAGGCAGGGGAGCAAAGAAATATTGATACTGAGACGGCGTTGGCGCGAATGAGCCGATACAGAGGAACGGCAGCAGGAGGAAGAGCAACGCGAATTCCAATCGCGATTCCAGTGCATGCCGAATTTCTTCGAGCTTCACGCCAAGGAAGCCATAGACAAACACGACGGCAATAAGGAGGTTGCCTGGCTTTGAGAAAACATTCTGAATGAGATAACTCAGCTTGCCGCCGAGCGTCATAGCGCTATCGTAATTCATCTCTTGACGGTAGAGCGTGTTCAAACTCGGGTACACGAAATTCCCGAACAGAAACTGTTCGGTAGACGTGGCTAAGAAGTACAAAGCCGGAAGATTGGCCGCCATTCCTCCGAACCCGAAAGCCGAGACTCCCCACCACAACTTCCTCAAATCGCGCGCGGGCGTCAGAAACATCACGGCTAAGAAAGGAACGATCAACGGAGCGAAGCTCAGGCGTATGCCGATGGCCAAGCCGAGACAGAATCCGCTCAGCAAGGA belongs to Candidatus Binatia bacterium and includes:
- a CDS encoding glycosyltransferase family 39 protein → MQPVKVPAWLTFLLVVGCALVAAATMFPNLSYGLPFYYHPDEVAKLFNVKALLGGAAEPDFRHPHFMLFFSLPYLYAGKILGADPFLLLFARASVATLGAATVCLLFFTGRFLAGPLAGLSSALIFATAPLAVVAAHDFKEDIPLAFWLTLQTFFLLRYLRRERARDLWFAAVAVGIAVGTKYTALLSLPLLIGVVVCRRKEGKRRWQGIGIVLLLSAAGFLLSTPDILWRPARFLDGVAYEFRHAIAGHLDPVSEADRWEKRFRISPVGYLWTYHLRYSLLPGLSTPGLLLALIGALLIFRRDKGAGWLLCAGLALYYFAVETLPLKTPPFAARYIVPVLPFVALLAGSALSFDRQARAWLKGLACCLLAATLISNGYSSYRQVQAMRPDTRDKARVWILRNIPYGAQLMIPGFEAYSPFGDESGPAPEAKRAYEFVPVSRSADEALRQATSDPRNYVVVSSFTYQRYLERPEINPEMYRFYRALFERHTPLARFEVPFEPLGFHNPTILIYHPAETPLR
- a CDS encoding SGNH/GDSL hydrolase family protein; protein product: MEVAVRAYTHAYIFYDVEMTRYANELKVEADSDRIGHLHRPNARLELMGVEVRTNSDGLRDDEYTKERNQKRRIIFLGDSLTLGWGVKKEETFEALLEWQLSSETPTEIINFAHGNYNTDQEVSLFLQKGLAYRPDKVVVFYFINDAEPSPRKSKWGFLGRSRFVTLFWSRLKAINARFSGKTSFKNYYSDLYSESSEGWAAAQKALQNLKTVCHERKIKVQVVLLPELHSLVNYPFVDEHKKMAAVLTEVGIPFLDLAPEFRGIENPQTLWVARDDAHPNSRAHRMIAELTRDFIGQDN
- a CDS encoding glycosyltransferase family 39 protein, whose amino-acid sequence is MVAARFPERYESLSHGFLLAGFICLGIFLRFYNFWYSELWRDEYRTWWVIANGWSEVIERTFQSEGHSPLYLVVAPLSTNLFGQGPAALRLPSVLSSIGILCLAYPLALRLFDNRHLALLATAVFAVNDKLIFYAQEARPYSLALLCTMLSFLCYSSLLSAEKLSCRVGYLVATAGAYYSHYVFGSVALIQILHLFLREGWSSVRSKAWITSFLILTLVCLPGTAQIFLFTRRGGLDWVQQPSLFDPVKLALGFLGRWSFFLSVATVAVFVIIDRKKITPAYRGLDLVALWFLAPIILVATIPSLFGVSLFQDRFALPAVPAAVLLVAWLLGLVKKTAWSRWAPLTVFLTVSFFTQLMPAVRSTATFADRLDEGWNKAAGFLERNAEDDDLILFGTGFIEADYLSIEPDPVVFSFLRWPLVANLSSTAKYKIVALSRNEIVTPYMDTVLKNAAENRRVWVIGKGRVIDTTAQVLVNQKRFWTRERELYGNVHVILLER
- a CDS encoding glycosyltransferase family 39 protein yields the protein MNPRRFLVIAAVLAYVAIAAFSSSVSTGLDHDEHQFMASTYMVAEHNLHPYQDFPYFHMPNLVYVYALFFLLTDYPFLWARFFSALCAMGISVMIFLVSRSLLSKDDERAALTVAASAAVLLTNSQLFASATGQAWNHTPSTLCALSAFVFHCHAIRRSVSWKYSLLSGFCLGLAIGIRLSFAPLIVPFLAVMFLTPARDLRKLWWGVSAFGFGGMAANLPALYFLATSTEQFLFGNFVYPSLNTLYRQEMNYDSAMTLGGKLSYLIQNVFSKPGNLLIAVVFVYGFLGVKLEEIRHALESRLEFALLFLLLPFLCIGSFAPTPSQYQYFFAPLPFLVLVIPHALACFREAGDRRGGLRLLVLAAIFSVAFSPFSVKPAALLSVFRPGSWFPVRLHQASAEIARHLAASNSRGTKILTLSPLYAIETRLPIYREFATGQFAWRISHLVSPDDRRRQSLVGPADIEALIEREPPLAILTTSEARSLREPLTQMARNHGYRERELSDGSALWLAPP